gcaggcaggggtgCCTGCCATCACTGAAAGCTGGagccccgcccgccccccggaGACCAAACTCGTCATGGAAaacgtgctgctgctcgtgcgTCTCGACTCTTCCCCACACGTTTCTACAACCGACAGGGTTTGCCGCCCGGGGCCAATCATTCACGTGCTGATTTGTCTCCCCAGCGctgctcgaccgccgcctAGGTCTTCTTTCATGGGCCGCGACGCGCAACAAGTCAGGGCCATGCATGGCGCGGATGGACGCTTGATGAACTACCGACCGCCTGCGACTGTGCCCGTGCCGTGCAGACGGCCCGGACCTGGGCTTGTGTCTCCCTCTTTCTGTGGCTCGGAGGCTCGGGTCATCGGAGCCTCTACGCTCGTATTCCGGGGCCTGTCCCGACGGCCACCAGGTctccctgccctgccttgcctctgtgtgtgtgtgtgtgtgtgtgtgtgtgtgtctcgtTGAACTTGGTGATGCGCGAGGCGGTCGCGTGCAGTGCTCTGATCccgtacgtacttcgtacaacTTGGCACCTTTCTTTGTTCCTTGACCGTCCCGCCACGGGCCAAGCACACAGAGTGGCTCAGTCAGTGGCTcagtaggtaccttactTTGTACAGTGACCGACCAACACCGACAGGGAGGACCCGACAGGACCTCATCGAAACCTGGACACGcactgcccccccccccctccccctttgtTGATCAGTGGGCACACGCACCACCTCATCCCGGGGGGTCAATGGCGACGGGCGCTCAGGCCAGcgggcgtgcgtgctgcACCTCACTGACCTccagcgctgcagcagggctACCAGAATGCGCTGCAACCGCCCAAACCGGAAGAAACCTgctggagcggcggcagccatatcgcggggcagcagcacgaggcggtgctggcgcgcgcTGGTTACTAACCTAACCGACCGCCACTCGCccatccgcccgccgccgccgccgcccacgttCCGCTTTCTCCAGCTGGAGGGAGGCAGTTCAAGTTCAAAGTCGGTGAGGCTCTTCAGCATCCCGTCCCCGGCCACCATCTGCGACAAACACCAACGCGCTCGACCGGGGCCCCGGTGaacccttttttttttgttggGGGACGAGAGAACCACGAGCAGAGCAGACTGACTCTTTTGTTTTTCCCGGAGCCCGTCATCGCTATCGAGGCGGGACTCGCTCTCCGCCCCCGATGAACTCGTCAGGCAAAGCTCAATTCGGAGGCGCGCCATCGGCATCCATACCAGCTCCCTCCCACCCaggacgagcgagccgccaAGAGAGAGCTTCCACCGGACGCTAAAAAAACAAACAGGCGGCaagcggcccgccgcagcccagAGCTCACCCACACCGAAGCTCGGTGAGCCAGCTCAGCTCATGAGCTCCCCAACCGCCCCCATGAGCCATCAAGGCGGCCATCATGCCGACCCGGCGTCATCTCCCGTCACCCAGCGGCGGACGCTACAGCAGCCCCACGGAGAAGCAGAGCCGATGCGTCGCGAGGCTGCGGATCGGTCTagtcctcctcatcctcctccaccgccgtgCTCCTGCGACAAGCGCCGCGATGCCTTGAGCCCCCCGACGACCACGATGAGCGaccaacgtcgccgccgcggcgacgcctgcagcagcagcaacagcaacggcagcagctgGGACAATAGCCCGTCGCACAGTCGGAACAGCTCCTTTGGCCagcacagccgccgcggcagcgacatGAAAGCGTATGTAGCGGGAtaccgcgacgccgaggccggcggcgtcaccacgccgtcaccgcagccgccggcgtttCTCTCCAGCCCCAGCGTCGCCTCGAGCCTCGCCTATTCGACCCCGGTGCTCGGCGGCTTCagcccgctgcggcgcgagcTCTCGCGCACGACGACACTCCACGATGACGTCGACATggatcagcagcagcagcagcagccacagtcgcccgcgcgcctcTCGAGGCAGGACCTCGCCAAGCGGCTTAGccagctcgcccagcgcctcagctacgacgacgacggcggcacaGACAGCCACGTTGACGAGATGATGCTCCACGGCcagctcgaccagctcgagAAGGCCTTTCTCTCCCACTCGCCACAAAagcaccatcatcatcatcagcagcagcagcagcagcagcgcagcgtgAGTGCATTTGAGATGCACAgccctccgcgccgcagcaTCGACTACGTCGagtccgggtccgggtccgggtccgggtccgccctcacgtcgcccgcctcgtcgctcttCCGCTCCCGCTTCTCAGACCTGTCGGCctcgctgcagctgcagcgggagcgcgaggcgcaggcgcagcaggcgctcgagCCCCCGCCCAGGCTGGGCATGACCGTGCCAGAGGCCAACAAGGTCATCGCCGAGATGGGCAAGCTCAACGACGAGCTCTCGACGGTCGTGAGCAAcctccgcgcccgccaggagGAGTCTGATGTAAGTGACTGACTTGCCCGGACCAAACACACCAAAAACTCCGGCATGGctggctcctcctcttccttgcGAGACTGTAGCAGCACATACTGACATGCTTGCTCCCTCTCAGCACATCCACAGCCTCCTCATCGAacgcgccgagcgcgccgcccagcgcatCATCTTTTTGCAGCGCCGCATCGCCTACCTGTAAGCTGTTCCGTGCCTCCTTACGATACTTGAGGTCCCTCCTACCCTCTCGTTCTTCTCATAGCTAACACGGCGCCCCCTCACTAGAGAAGAGGAGCTCCAGgaaaacgacgacgagctgcagcacctccGTATTTgcctcaaggccgtcgagatcCAACTTCCCCCGCACccggacgccgagctgctgcgctgcatcGCCACCTTCAAGCACGACTACCAGGCGCTCAAGAACAAGCGCGCCAACAGCCACCTCCACGACCTGGGGgcaggcagcggcagcggcagcggcagcgacgacgacggcacgagTTACGCCTCTCCCTGAAGCCCGACCGTTCTCTTCGGCCCTTTTGTCTCTCTCACCCGCACCTTTCCGGTTTGACCTCTATTTCTCGCACCCCCTTGTCCCGCGGGCGTCACGTTCCGACACCGCCATTTCGTCACCGCTCCTGCCTACCGACATAATCTGCCCTCTTAGGGAAAAAACGAAAGCACTTTTTATGAGCCTCATGGACTTATGCGCCCATGCCATAATACGATTTctccgtctgtccgtcctTCGTCATTTAGCGTCACCGTCACGACATTACGTTCCCGTCGCACACCTcgcatcatccatcatcgtTGCTGTCTTGTCACCGTCCTCCCCTCCTTACGCCCCAGAGTaaaagggagggagggatggaggacCCTGCACATACGCACCGCCCAAAATTGGGCTTGTCATtcacacacagacacacacacacacatgtgGGTATACATCCATATACCCCGTCAAGCAACCAGCTAGCCAGACTGTATGaccttttctctctctccctccctctctctctctctctctcttgaCTTCCCCTCCACCGTTGCTGTTTTTGTTTGCTTCGATTCTGTATCCAGCATAGCAAGCGGGTGGCCGAAAGTTCTTTTTTCTTTGGCGACAGCAAACTGAgggggctcggcgggcgagcgggcgagctcgCTATTGtcgcccccccttctcttccccGTCCCCCGGTGTACGCGATACGCTTCAAATCCAGGATAgctttggtggtggttgcgGCTGTGGTAGTAATAGGAGTGGCTGCCTGTTGGGCAGCTCTTGGAAAAGAATGAATGAATATAAATGAACACTCGCCTATACCGCCTTCCATTTGGTGGGAGTGAGTAAGGTACGCAGTGGGATTATTACTTGGTCTTATCTATCTGTCGGTGGCAGTCTGCCCCCGTCTCCAAACCCCAAAACCAGCTTCCCCTTTTTTTTCGGATCAATCAATGCGTGATGCTCAATCTGGCCTGTAGGTACATGTCCCGGACACCATGGTCAAGTCACTACCACGCCTTGCGCCAGATGCCCTCGTTCCTATGTGGCCTGGTCTGGCGAATTATCCTTGTGCCCATGACAATAGCCGTATGAAATCTCCCGTAATTAATCTGCATCTGCAAAATGCTTGCCATCGCGGTAATCTACACGTCCTACACATGGCCCCGCCATCCGGGGGGCCTCAGCCTCCGTATCGTGGACGCCGCGAGTGGGCCGCCGTGTCCCTCTCCCGCAGAAACTCCTCGTACGTTGGTCCCGGGCCCGACTCGCGCCGCCCCTGAAAGAGCGCGTAGTTGTCCGCGCGGTTGAGCGTCGGGGACGACACGCCCacaggaggaggcggcggcggcagggcagcacAGTATGCTGTGGGTGCGCAGGAAGTGGCCGGTGCAGCGGGAAGggcagaaggaggaggcgggggaAGCTGA
Above is a genomic segment from Purpureocillium takamizusanense chromosome 2, complete sequence containing:
- a CDS encoding uncharacterized protein (EggNog:ENOG503P87K) — its product is MSSPTAPMSHQGGHHADPASSPVTQRRTLQQPHGEAEPMRREAADRSSPPHPPPPPCSCDKRRDALSPPTTTMSDQRRRRGDACSSSNSNGSSWDNSPSHSRNSSFGQHSRRGSDMKAYVAGYRDAEAGGVTTPSPQPPAFLSSPSVASSLAYSTPVLGGFSPLRRELSRTTTLHDDVDMDQQQQQQPQSPARLSRQDLAKRLSQLAQRLSYDDDGGTDSHVDEMMLHGQLDQLEKAFLSHSPQKHHHHHQQQQQQQRSVSAFEMHSPPRRSIDYVESGSGSGSGSALTSPASSLFRSRFSDLSASLQLQREREAQAQQALEPPPRLGMTVPEANKVIAEMGKLNDELSTVVSNLRARQEESDHIHSLLIERAERAAQRIIFLQRRIAYLEEELQENDDELQHLRICLKAVEIQLPPHPDAELLRCIATFKHDYQALKNKRANSHLHDLGAGSGSGSGSDDDGTSYASP